The Rattus norvegicus strain BN/NHsdMcwi chromosome 2, GRCr8, whole genome shotgun sequence nucleotide sequence GTCCTTGTGTCTTAAGCCAGCAGGATGATCAGTGACAAAGGCATACTGAGAGGACCGAGAACGTTTAGAGAAATAAGATGTAACAAATAACTTTGCTagttctccttttaaaataactGTTATTGTCATTGTAAACCAAATTAtgtatcttctttttaaaagtcacTTAGTTACTGAGTTTTACAAGCTCTTGCTGTTTCTAAGAAGGTCCACATTTCATTTGTACATATCCTACACAGAgtggtatagtgtgtgtgtgcgcaagcGCGATATGATGATATAATTTGGGGCAGTAACAAtggttttgtaatttaaaaagtatgcaaaatgcaaaatggtAGACTCTGTTGTTGTTTTCAgggtccatgtgtgtctgtggtgtatgcatgtggtgtatgtgtgtgcctatgaggGTGCATGCAGAGATGAGAGGACATAGAAGTCTTAGGAACTCTCTGCATCACTGTCTTCacacagggcctctcactgaacaaAGTTCACTGTTTGTATTAGGCTAACTGGACACGAGCTCCCAAGATCTGCCTGAACAGCCAACAATGAAGCTCCAGGAAGCTGGCTGTGCCTGGCTTCCAAATGGAcactgggaatttgaactcagtcCTTACTACTCAGTGAGCCCTATCTCCAGCCCTAGACTAAGAGTCTTAATATAATATTTCTAACAAGCTAATTTAAGGCAGATGTGCCTGACACACCTGCCCTCAGGAGCCTGGAGCAACTGAGTTAAGactgaggccagtctgagctgcaTATTGAGGCCCTGTACCAACTTtaagaaaatgtgttttaaaatgtaatggCAATCAATAACATGTAATACTTCAAGATTAGAAACAAGAGTTTTATCTATTTTTAGGAAGAGTCTACAGTCCACATCGGCCACATGTTGAAACAAAATCACGTCCTTGTTGAACTGCATATGTGCAAACATGGTATGAAAAATTATGGTATACAACAGTTGTGCAATGCACTGCATTCGAATAGCACCCTACGCTACCTTGATGTCAGCTGGTAAGTGATAACTTACACGATCATGCAGACTGTCTTGAGGGCAGTACACGCAAATATTTACAGTATGTAAGACATGTTTGTTAGACATTATTTTCAGAAGCTGGAAATTATAACTGTTGACAAACTTTTATCGTAAGCTGTAGGATTTATTAGGTTAACTTAGACTGTAATCTACCTATATTAACTTGATTGCCAACCAGATGGGAGCGCCATTTCATGGTGAACCTTCATCCTTGGAAGTTGAGCAAACTAAAATAGAAAGCTTactaaatgttttcaaatatcttaggaatgtaagaataatattttgtttttaaaatattgctaaatATGCTTCCTCcacagcaataaaataactcGTGATGGAATGGTGTTTTTGGCTGATGTTCTAAAAAGCAATAGTACTCTGGAAGTACTAGATCTCTCTTTTAACAGAATAGAAAATGCAGGCGCAAAGTACCTCAGTGAAACTCTAACTTCCCACAACAGGAGTCTTAAAGCGTTAGTATGGTCTTTTTATACTCAATCAAAATAACTACAAAATTCTCAATTGTATCTTTTAAAACTTAGGGTGAATCTAATAGGGTATTTGTGTATTCAAGTTCATAGAaaacctttctttttatttatgcataAGTGTATTTACTGGCTTGTTTGTACACGCACTGAATGTGTGCCCACAGAATCcagagagggaatcagatctcccTGAACTAGAGCTAAAGATGGTTGTTAGCGGCCTCTCTGGGAGCTGTGAACAGAAcgtgggtcctctacaagagtagcaactattcttaactgctgagccatctctccaacacccaAAACTTATTTATCCCAAATTCTTAACAAGAAATTCATAAGCACTTAACATAACACTTATATTTGCAATCTACTCAAACATTTACCTAATAGAGGTTAGAGCgacggctcagtggttcagagcgtctgtaatgggatctgatttcCTCTCCTAGCTTATATTAAAACAGAATGCTCAGACACATAAAATTCATACATAAGTATTGAAAAAAGTGTTGATGCTGACTTCATCATTCTTTGTGGGACTTCAGAACTCCATTATTGTTTTCCTACAGATTGTCTGTAGTCAGCAACAAGATAGAGGGAGAAGGGCTTGTTGCACTTTCCCAATCAATGAATACAAACCTTGTATTGTCCAATATCTACATTTGGGGAAACAAATTTGATGAGGATACCTGTGTGGTAAGTGACTTCAGTTTTGGCCTTTGCTGGGCTCTTCTCAGTCACCTGTAGAGTTAATTTGATAAATGCTTTCAAAGAATGGAATCACACTATACTCTGGGAAGTTTTTAATTTAGACCCACAAGTAGCTAGGAAAGATCAGATGCCACACACAAGTATTAAGGATCACTGAGTCACACAAATGTCCAATTCCTCcaattgaaaaaaattacaattgAGTTGATGTCAAGTTCCTAATGTGTCGAGCTGAGGTCTCAGAGACACTGTACTAGCTGTGTAACACGTGTTTGTGTATGAAAATTCTGAGTCGCCCGTTCTATTTCATACATGTTGAAACATCCTTGTGTCTCTGGACTGAAGCCTACTTCATTGTGGTAGATGATCCTTTAaatttgttcttgaatttggtttgcaaggattttattgaaaatttttgcATGCTGATAAAGGAAATTGATTTGTAATTCTCTTTGTTATTTATTAGGTTTTAGAGTAACTGTGTCCTCATAAAAAGATTTAGGCATGGTGGAATAGTTGGAATATTGGCATTAGTTCTTTGAAGTCTGGTAAAAATGccaaatccatctggccctgggcttttttggattggaaaacattttctaattgatttatttatgtatttgctgtatatggttattttgtctgcatgtatacaccagaagagggcattggatactGTGGGACTACAGTTATGGCTGGTTGTAAGCTGCTATGTcaatgctggaaattgaactcaggacttccagaagagtagccagtgctcttaactgatgggccatctctccaggttctgcttgggagactttaattactgcttctatctTACTAGGGTCTGATTGAGACctttctgatcttgatttaactttggtaagtggtaggtggtgtgtgtttgtgcgtgtgtgtatgcaaatagataaataaataaataaataaatgaataaataaataaaatctacacCTCTTTTAAATGTTCCAATTTGGTACAGcacagatttttaaagtatgttcttATGATTCTCTTGATTTACTCAGTGTCCATTGGTCTGCTTTGTGTCTCTAATTTTATCAATTTGGATTTTCTCTGTCtaccttttagttaatttggataaggtTTGTCCATCTCtgttcttaaagaaccaactctgTTTTGTTGAGCCTTTGTACTGGTTGTTGTCTGTATTTTATTggtttcaaccctgagtttgattatttcctgctatctagtCCTTCTGAAtgtggggttgttttgttttgtttgtttgtttttttgtctagagctttcaggtgtgcgaTTAAGCTTCAAACGGAGGTCTCTCCAATTTTTGATGtaggcatttagtgctatgaactcgCCTCTTAGAACAGTCTTCATTGTATCACAGGACATACTGTGTTTTCAATTTCATTCAATtccaaagtttttaatttcctttttgatTTCTGCCTTGACCTACTTGTAGCAGACTGTTCAATGTCCAAGAGTTTGCAAACCGTCTGTTGTAATATCTAGCTTTAATGTTCGTTGCTCAGATAGGATGCAGGATGTTACTTCaaacatttttgtatccattaaCCTGCTTTGTGTCtaagtatgtggtcaattttggagaaaattccaCAAGTTGCCGAGAATCAACTACTTTAGAAACAGAAAGCATAGTgacaaagagagaagaaaaaaaggagtgaCTTAAAATAAAGTATGTGCTTCCCTACAAAAGTACCCACGGCTCCCAGAGAACTTCCCTCACAGGACGAGCTGCTCGTAGGCTCTGCAGTCAGAGACTGGAAAGTTACAACAGAAATAAGGAGAACTTGGAAGTCTCTCCATGTTGAAATTCTTGCCTGCTTTACTaacatagcagctcacaatgTGTAAGATGCCCTTAGCATACATACCAAGAAGCCATACACAAAAAAATttctacaaattaaaaaaaaaattgataggTCTctgaggaattctttttttttttttcccccttttttctttttttcggagctggggaccaaacccagggccgtggaattcttttttaaaactaaaattccGTATCGAGTTCAAGGGACTCATCAACTAAGGTCCACATGGAGCTGCTGGTTGGTTTTGAGATGCGCATCCCGACTGATCATCAATATGACAGAGGAGGAATGCTGCtcgctggccttgagctcagccATCCTCTCGCCTAAGGAGTTCTGCATGTTGAGACTACAGGCCTGCGCAGCACACGTGGTCTCTACTCTGCCCTCTGCTGCCTCTCAAGAGTACCTAAGACTATTTGAAAACTTTGACCATGGTCCAAACCAGGGTATTACTGAGGATTAACTCAGACTCACAAAAGGATTTAGATATGAAAAACATGCCTTGTATGTTAGAACTTAAAAATTGGTTTTATAATATTATACttacattatgtatatataacattttaCCTATAATATCTGGAATAATACTAAAACTCAGCATGTTATTAAGAGTACTTTAACCTACAAAATAACAgctcaattaaatgtttgaaCAACCACTGTAAACTGAATAAATTATtcttaatgactttttttttctaaaaatcctAGGCATATTCAAATTTGATAGAGAGTGGCCGATTAAAGCCAGAGAATACAGATGTGGAACCGTACGTGGTGGATGAACACATCTACCTTTCCGAAGTCTCCAACGGCCTTAAAAGGCATTATTACTGGACACCGACTTACGGAGAATGTTACGTGCCGTCATCGTCTGCAGGCTTTGCTCTGGTTCCTGTGGGCGAGCGTCTATAAGAAACAAGCTTGAAAACAGTTTTCACACATTTGCCTCAACACTTTTAGAGACTAATATTTTGTGGactatttttccttttgtaaattagaacacatttttatcaaattataaaattttgtGTACTTGCCTCTtgtagagaaaaaaatgtgtttcttaACATAGAGACTAAAATATCATACCTTAACAAACCACAGAACTATAGTAATTCTTTTTGTAATGAAAAATGAACACAGAAATGAAAGACAGTAAAGTCACGACAGAAGTCTTAACCAAATGTTGGGGCAGATTCGGCTCTGCCGCTGGCAGATTTCCAGTGGCTTTTGAGAGCAGCTCACAAGTCAAAAAGTATTCCGCACAGATGTGCAGGCATTACACACAGGTGTTAACAGTCTtcacaaaaacaagaaaataaagctTCCTTGCACAGACGATCAGTGTCCTGGCTCTTCCTCATCCGGTATTGAGGAACGTTCCTCGTGCTGCTCAGTGTAGCTGTAGCCTGCTTTCATTGCCTTGGGACAGCATTCCACCCCGTGCTGGGTAAGAATCTACAGGATTCTGGAAGGAGATGGCCTTTTGGGATTACTCATTCAAGTCCCTGAGCAATGCAGTTTGCTTTCTCAGGTCTCAGTCTACTCCTGTGTGCTGCAGGGGGCCCCGAATGCTCCCATTTTCTCCCAAGAGGAAGTGTAGAAGATGGCTGAAGGGCCAGCAGTAAGGCTGCCCGAGACTGCAGTAGGAGGCATGGGCACCCATCCTGGGCTCCTACCACCTGTGTCTCCGTGGAGACACATGTCCACCCTTAGCTGAGGTGAACCCAGCCTAGAGGACAACAACTGTTTCTGACAATGGTAGGGAAACTTTGATGACACAGTAGGACACATTATTTACTGCCTCAGGCCAGCAGAATGCTCAGACCCATTTATTCTGATGCCATTACGTCACCTAGGCCCCTTCACACATCTGGATTCCACTTGAGAATAAAAGGTAGAAGCGTTCTTCCAAAGGACGAGCCTGAGCGTGGGCGGAGACGAGATTGTCCCCCAGACTTACCCTTAGGGAAGGACTGGAGGGGAGATGTGTAAGTTCTGTAGGACTCCTCCTCCTCTGTACATCTTACCCTGTGTAAACTCACCACAATGACTTGTCTATCCCTTGCAGCAAAGTGTCTCCTAAGATCCTGCTTAAATATAGCTGATTATAGCCACGGATCATATGATACTAAGAATGTTCAACTCTGAAAGCAAAGCTAAGTGGCACCGTTTTAGATAGGGATGAAGTGGCAATGGCTGAGAAGGCTTAGTGAAGTTCTGAACATCCTCAGCCACGGGCAGATGGAAGCTGGAGGGACTTTGGGGATCGCATCTTAGAGCAGTCACAACAGGGAGgtcaataaaacaaatggcaACTCATCCTGATGAGGATGTGGGCAAGGGGAACAGTACTCGGAAGTACAACCTTTTCAGTTCTTATGCAATCTGTGTGATGGGTCCTCAGGAAGCTGCGATATAGCTCGAGTTCAAACTACCttttgggcatgtacccaaaggaCCCTCTATCCTACCAGAGACATTTGCTCAACCATCCTCACTGCTGCTCTATCCAGAATaggcagaaattggaaagaacccagctgtcCATCGGTGGATGGACAGTGAAAATACTGTACAGCTGTTAAAACAAACGCATGAAATTCTCATGAGCTAGAAAAAGATCCCGAGTGAGTGAACTCAGGCTTCCAGAAGACCAACATAGCCATGTTTTATCTTACATGTTATGACTGctcttcttgtcaacttgactacatctggaattagcTAAGGCTCACGCAGGTGGGCACACCCTGAGGGGTTTTTCTTGACTAGATCACTGAAGTCAGAGACCCACCTTAAATCTGGGCCATACTTCCAAGTGGCAGCTCATATAAAGGACGAGCAAGAAactgcttttgctttttgcctgcttgccctcactcttgcTGGCAGCTTCATTCCTGTATTGGTATTGGTCCTTACTTTTCTGGGATTCCAAGACAGTCATTATTGATCAAAGCTTATAAGGCACTCAAGCACTCaagtgctcgctctctctctctctctctctctctctctctctctctctctctctctctctcctctctctctccacacacacacacacacacacacacacacacacacacacacacacacacacacagtggccaaactgaagtaacaaaataattgtatggttgagggtcaccacaacatgaggagctgtattaaaggatcacaacATTAGGAGAGTTGTGAAGCACTGATTTAAGACCCACTTCATAAGATAGAATTTATGCCTGACACTACTCAGTGGCCAAGAACTTGAGACTAGACAGGCCATGGGCCTAAGATAAACCCAAATATTTATTATGCTTCTGTTAAAGAAACTGCAATAAAGTGATTCCTAATAACATTCTACTGCCACCCATATATCAGTGTATCATATATCATTCAGCCATCGTCAGAGAAGCTGCTTCTTCAAGCACTTGGAAACTAACACAgggacccacaactggacagtcTGAGGACAATGAGATTCTGGAGCACAGTCAGAAATGGATGTTGTCATCAAACCTTCCTGTTAAAGTTGGGggcgggaggtggggggaggcaCACAGAAGAGGACTCCGTGGGAAAGGCGTCTTCCAGATACAACAGGACTGAGGTACATAGTAAGAGTTTAGAGGCTATGGCAGCACACACAGAGCCTGCATAGTTAAGGTCAGACTGGGCCACAGTGCTGAGAGTGGGAAGTAGGCACGGGCTCCCACCCCTAAGCAAGAAGCTATCTGCTACCGACATCTGCCTGTGAAGGAAACACTGGTTTCTCCAATGGAGTATAGCCGGATATATTAGACATATTTCAGGATAGGTCTCAGGCCCTATAGCcaacatacaaagaactcgatggtatttttgtcttaaattgcttttttgagtattttctgtcttcctggtcttttgttgtatattttggttTCACTTTGTGTGtgagctttttattttgtttgcttatttgttttttaagggggggggggctggagctGGGATAGGTGGGGAGGCatagaggatctgggaggaggtgggggagggcagAGCACAACCAGAATACAATgtatggagaaaaatataaaccCCTGACAGTGctgacctccacactcatttTCACActggaactgtgtcactgtgtttTCGTGTTTATCGGTCTGAGTTGTGATCCTTTGCTTAAAACACCAGCTTTCTCCAGTACTTGACTCCTCAACGACTTCCTGGCCAATTCCAAAGGATCTTCCCATCTACATCTTACTTAGCACTGCAGCATCCCAGGCTCGAGTTCTGGAGAACACTAGCTGTCTGCCTCAGAACCGCATCTCCTTGCTAGGTCAGCCGAGGCCACAGTGTGGAGTCATGTCACAAACCTGCCCTTCAGCAATCAACTATGGTAGGGTGTGAGCACACAGGCTAGAAACGGGACCTAGCTAAGTCATGCTGCGTAAGTACTGTTTCAGTGGTCAGCTGGGCTAGACATCGGACTGTTCCCATTCTCCTTAGATGCTGTCTGCACTCTGTCTAGCGTCTCCTCACTCAGCCACAGGGGACATCTCCTCAGTCACTTGTCTGCCCAGGTGAACAATGGCCCGTTCTTTCTCCCCACAACTCCTGACTGCTCACACTTCCTCTCTGAGCTTCCTAGGCAACACCACTCCACATTTCTGCTTATTTTATAGCTACTGATCTTGGCTTTCTCGCTTCCCTGCAAGTGGGCATTTATTTTAGTACATTCCCTGGAAGGCACTATGTTTacaagataaatctttaaacacgGCAAATCTTTTGTCAATAAGCAGGGGCAGAGGTTGAAGAAGGCAAAAGAGGACTACATGATGGTCTCCAGAGATTAATGTAGAATGTGGTGGTATATAGCTATAACACCAGGACAGAGGAGTCTGAGGCAGCAGGATTACTGTGAATTCCATGATAATCTGGGCTGTTTAAAAAATTCAATCAACATGGTGATACATAATAAAACCAGTctcaaaactaaaagaaacagaaatcaatgtCCCAATATCTCAATctcattgttattcaaaatagtgAGTGAAGACGCACACCTAATCTTTTATTTGGTAGTTTTTCTAACCAAATAATAGATTAAAAATCTCCAGGTAAGTGATAAAAAATTAGAACTTcattttaagtgcttctcaaagATAGAATACCAAGAAATGCTTGGGAAACAGCTCTCGATGTTTGTCCATGCAGAAGTCAGCTGTAAGGCTTCTCTATCGACCACCTGCACCAGCACATCTCACACAGTAAACTGAGTGGGTACAGAAATTCTTAAACTCCAGTCCAACAGGAATAAGGCGTTAAAACTGTccacctaggggttggggatttggctcagtggtagagcgcttgcctagcaagcccaaggccctgggttcggtccccagctccgaaaaaaagaataggaaaaaaaaaacaaaaaaacaaaaaaaacaaaactgtccaCCTAGGGTGTTTTCATAATCAGTGTAGATAGCTAAGTAGCTATTTAACTGCTTTGGTATGTATCGTTTCTGCAGGATTAAGATATAGAGAAATGTAAACTACTTTTGCAATGAACTGATAGACCTTCAATCTTGAAAAAGCTTTCTACAATTGCCCACTAAAATGATCCTATGGAATTAAACATGAACACTACCAAAcagtaaaatttatttaatatataatctATAATTCCCTCTTTAAGAACTTTAAAAGCTAACTCTaaagtaaaatacaaatacaaaacaaaatttaaaaatactttctaaGGTACTCAGCATTTTAAAGAGTTTGAAAACCTTCTGTATCACTTAAATAATTAAGAATCTTCACCAAAACACTGCACCGTAACAAAATAGGTAAAGAACTCACCTCAATGATTCTTTGTATTAGAATGATTCCCAGAAAGTCCTAAAGGGCAGGCACGTTAGAGTAAGTAACAGCACCGTTATTTAAAGAATGACAACATTCAGCCTTTGAGCTTTCTTCACAAATAATTCTGGAAGAGCAAACGACTAAACCAGAACTTTAGATATGCACGTAACACAAATTTAAAACAGTCTGACCCACTCCACATTCCACTATATGAAATAATGCTGAGACACACAACTCAGGAGCTTTCCAAGGCTAGTTCCAAGGTCCGGGCTGTGTGGCTAGGTGTGCTGTGCACGCTGGGGAGTGCAGGAGGAGGACACTTTAGGTTACACAGAagtcctaggccagccagggctatgagGTGAGGGCACCACACAACTGAAGAGGGATAAACAAACAAGAGGCTATCGTTACCTTTGAGGGAACTGGGCAGTTTTGTCCTCATATCGAAGACGTATGAGATAGCAgcttttggaatttttttaatcttcttgcCTTAACTTTCCAGAATGTTGTGATTATAGGTATGCACATGCCCAACTAACTACAGCACTTAATAAATGTTCATGATGTGCTTGGATTAATGAAGCTGTGATTTTAAACATAACCTCTCCACTTTGGCAAACTTGTTAAAAAGGGTTGAGTCTtagttttttcagttttgttataTTCCAGTAAATTTTTATTGATCTTAAACCAGAAAAGATTAGCTGAACATTTTATACCTTACAAATTTTATTCAAACTCAGTATGTTCATTTAACATACACACAGATTTTTTAgctgaataataaaataagtttatTATACAAAGGTGGTATTTCATACTCTCTCGCTAGTTCAGTCAGGCTCACCGGTTGTAATTTACTGTGGAAATGTTATAGCTCTAAGAAATGTGAAGACACCCGCAGTTTGTAAGAACTGAGCGTTCGATTATGTCTTCTTAGTTCTATGACTTGGACCCAAACAGGAGAATTATGATCAAAGAGTTCAGTATCAGTGAACACCGTGAGTCTGTTTCAGTGCAGTGTAAATCCTGAAAACAAGTGAGACCTAACTAACTGAtggcagagaagagaaacagtcACCATGACTTCATCGGCCACAGGAACTGACTGGGAAACTGTAACTTACAATGCCAAGTGAAATCAATGAATATGCAGGAAGAGAGGGAGCAGGCGTGAGGGATGGGGTGCCGCTGAGTTCTCTACACCCAGCTGGCATGGAAAGGACCACTCTAAAGCTACAGCCAACAACCAAAAGTTGCAGTTTAATTCATAAAATCGGAAATCCCATGTTTATAAAAAACTCAATATAAAATGGTAAACAAAATGATAATCCAAAAGTATAGCTTATAACTGAAGTTAGGATATTAattctatttgtgtgtatgtgtgctgccTTAGGCATGCAACACAAGCTTCTTGATTTTTCTAAGTAATATATCAAATTT carries:
- the Lrrc34 gene encoding leucine-rich repeat-containing protein 34 isoform X1, which gives rise to MEKLQDQYSFLCSENIRKTNPLILNILQKLDEEIEKRPKEKITVNIAGNSRLDSGQRITSEDFWLLSKALRNHPCIGGVDVRYNLIGDVGAYYAAKLLQKQPNITYLNLMFNDIGPEGGELIAKALQKNKTLKYLRMTGNKIENTGGMLFAAMLQMNSSLEKLDLGDCDLGLQSVIAFSTVLTQNKAIKGINLNRPILYGEQEESTVHIGHMLKQNHVLVELHMCKHGMKNYGIQQLCNALHSNSTLRYLDVSCNKITRDGMVFLADVLKSNSTLEVLDLSFNRIENAGAKYLSETLTSHNRSLKALSVVSNKIEGEGLVALSQSMNTNLVLSNIYIWGNKFDEDTCVAYSNLIESGRLKPENTDVEPYVVDEHIYLSEVSNGLKRHYYWTPTYGECYVPSSSAGFALVPVGERL
- the Lrrc34 gene encoding leucine-rich repeat-containing protein 34 isoform X2, which gives rise to MFNDIGPEGGELIAKALQKNKTLKYLRMTGNKIENTGGMLFAAMLQMNSSLEKLDLGDCDLGLQSVIAFSTVLTQNKAIKGINLNRPILYGEQEESTVHIGHMLKQNHVLVELHMCKHGMKNYGIQQLCNALHSNSTLRYLDVSCNKITRDGMVFLADVLKSNSTLEVLDLSFNRIENAGAKYLSETLTSHNRSLKALSVVSNKIEGEGLVALSQSMNTNLVLSNIYIWGNKFDEDTCVAYSNLIESGRLKPENTDVEPYVVDEHIYLSEVSNGLKRHYYWTPTYGECYVPSSSAGFALVPVGERL
- the Lrrc34 gene encoding leucine-rich repeat-containing protein 34 (The RefSeq protein has 1 substitution compared to this genomic sequence); translated protein: MEKLQDQYSFLCSENIRKTNPLILNILQKLDEEIEKRPKEKITVNIAGNSRLDSGQRITSEDFWLLSKALRNHPCIGGVDVRYNLIGDVGAYYAAKLLQKQPNITYLNLMFNDIGPEGGELIAKALQKNKTLKYLRMTGNKIENTGGMLFAAMLQMNSSLEKLDLGDCDLGLQSVIAFSTVLTQNKAIKGINLNRPILYGEQEESTVHIGHMSKQNHVLVELHMCKHGMKNYGIQQLCNALHSNSTLRYLDVSCNKITRDGMVFLADVLKSNSTLEVLDLSFNRIENAGAKYLSETLTSHNRSLKALSVVSNKIEGEGLVALSQSMNTNLVLSNIYIWGNKFDEDTCVAYSNLIESGRLKPENTDVEPYVVDEHIYLSEVSNGLKRHYYWTPTYGECYVPSSSAGFALVPVGERL